A stretch of the Clavibacter sp. B3I6 genome encodes the following:
- a CDS encoding thiolase family protein encodes MVERAEVYFVDGVRTPFGRAGEKGMYWRTRADDLVVKAMIGLLERNPQVPKDRIDEVAIAATTQTGDQGLTLGRTAALLAGLPRSVPGFAIDRMCAGAMTSVTATAGGIAFGAYDLAIAGGVEHMGRHPMGFDADPNPRFLAERLVSEDALNMGRTAERIHDRFPTLTRERADRYALASQQKTALAYAAGHIQPDLVPVATRSEEGWGLATRDEAMRPETTLEGLAGLRTPFRPHGRVTAGNSSGLNDGATAALLASGDAVKELGLAPKMTLVSFAFAGVEPEIMGIGPVPSTEKALRKAGLTIDDIGLFELNEAFAIQVLSLLDHFRLDDADPRVNEYGGAIAVGHPLASSGVRLMNQLARQFEQHPEVRYGLTAMCVGLGQGGSVIWENPHFTGKRKKRNK; translated from the coding sequence GTGGTCGAGAGAGCCGAAGTCTATTTCGTGGACGGGGTCCGCACCCCGTTCGGACGAGCGGGCGAGAAGGGCATGTACTGGCGGACCCGGGCCGACGACCTCGTCGTCAAGGCCATGATCGGGCTGCTGGAGCGGAACCCGCAGGTGCCGAAGGACCGGATCGACGAGGTCGCCATCGCGGCCACCACGCAGACGGGCGACCAGGGTCTCACCCTCGGCCGCACCGCCGCGCTCCTCGCGGGGCTCCCCCGCTCCGTCCCCGGCTTCGCCATCGACCGCATGTGCGCGGGCGCCATGACGAGCGTCACGGCGACCGCGGGCGGCATCGCGTTCGGCGCCTACGACCTCGCGATCGCGGGCGGCGTCGAGCACATGGGCCGTCACCCCATGGGCTTCGACGCGGACCCGAACCCAAGATTCCTCGCGGAGCGACTCGTGAGCGAGGACGCCCTCAACATGGGACGCACCGCCGAGCGCATCCACGACCGCTTCCCGACGCTCACCCGCGAGCGCGCCGACCGCTACGCGCTCGCCAGCCAGCAGAAGACGGCGCTCGCGTACGCCGCCGGCCACATCCAGCCGGACCTCGTCCCCGTCGCCACCCGGTCCGAGGAGGGCTGGGGCCTCGCGACCCGCGACGAGGCGATGCGGCCGGAGACCACCCTCGAGGGCCTTGCCGGCCTCCGCACCCCGTTCCGCCCGCACGGCCGCGTCACGGCCGGCAACTCGTCGGGCCTCAACGACGGCGCGACCGCCGCCCTGCTCGCGAGCGGCGACGCCGTCAAGGAGCTCGGCCTCGCCCCCAAGATGACCCTGGTGTCCTTCGCGTTCGCGGGGGTCGAGCCCGAGATCATGGGCATCGGCCCGGTCCCGAGCACCGAGAAGGCGCTGCGGAAGGCCGGGCTCACGATCGACGACATCGGCCTCTTCGAGCTGAACGAGGCGTTCGCGATCCAGGTGCTCAGCCTCCTCGATCACTTCCGTCTCGACGACGCCGATCCGCGCGTCAACGAGTACGGCGGCGCGATCGCCGTCGGCCACCCGCTGGCCTCCAGCGGCGTCCGGCTCATGAACCAGCTCGCGCGCCAGTTCGAGCAGCACCCCGAGGTCCGCTACGGCCTCACGGCGATGTGCGTCGGCCTCGGCCAGGGCGGCAGCGTCATCTGGGAGAACCCGCACTTCACCGGCAAGAGGAAGAAGAGGAACAAGTGA
- a CDS encoding 3-hydroxyacyl-CoA dehydrogenase NAD-binding domain-containing protein: MTDTSRFRELVALDPDEVVTHSHVRDVPLPSGGVLALVTLDNGRDHTRPSTLGPATLLELADALDGLAVRAAAGEIRGVALTGKPFILAAGADLSKVGEIPSREVGRQMAQLGHDTLGRLHRLGVPSFTFINGLALGGGLEIGLNSDYRTVDASVPAVALPEVFLGIIPGWGGAWLLPNLIGIENALKVIIENPLKNNRTMKAADVMELGIADASFPSASFLEQSIRWADGVLSGAIEVKRPNAPGRLERIAKWDVAIGIARRSLEQRIGTVAQSPYRALDLLQAAKRSTREEGFAAEDEALADLISGDQFRASIYAFDLVQKRAKRPAGAPDKELARPVTKVGVVGAGLMASQFALLFVRRLQVPVIITDLDRARVDAGVAGIHGEIRKLAEKGRISPDEANRLTALVTGTTDKADFADADWVIEAVFEELGVKQAVFAEIEQHVSETAILATNTSSLSVERIAERLAHPERVVGFHFFNPVAVMPLIEVVRTPQTTDETLSTAMQVARKLKKNAVITRDTPGFVVNRILAKVLGEAMHAVDTGTPFEVVDRSLAPFGLPMTPFELLELVGLKVGAHVLDTHHAAFPDRFFESPNLHRLAELGRIYARDAKGRATGFDKEAVRIVKGGDSPMTAEEIRARVETGLADEVHRMLDDDVVHAAEDIDLCLILGAGYPFQMGGLTPYLDRVGASERAFGDTFHHPPIRGVA, from the coding sequence GTGACCGACACCAGCCGCTTCCGGGAGCTCGTGGCGCTCGATCCCGACGAGGTCGTCACGCACTCGCACGTCCGCGACGTGCCGCTGCCCTCGGGCGGCGTGCTGGCGCTCGTCACGCTCGACAACGGCCGCGACCACACCCGCCCGTCGACCCTGGGTCCCGCCACGCTCCTCGAGCTCGCGGACGCGCTCGACGGGCTGGCCGTCCGGGCCGCCGCCGGGGAGATCCGCGGCGTCGCCCTCACCGGCAAGCCGTTCATCCTCGCCGCGGGCGCCGACCTCAGCAAGGTCGGCGAGATCCCGAGCCGCGAGGTCGGCCGCCAGATGGCGCAGCTCGGCCACGACACCCTCGGCCGGCTGCACCGGCTGGGCGTGCCGTCGTTCACCTTCATCAACGGGCTCGCGCTCGGCGGCGGTCTCGAGATCGGCCTCAACTCCGACTACCGCACGGTCGACGCGTCCGTGCCGGCCGTGGCGCTGCCCGAGGTCTTCCTCGGGATCATCCCCGGCTGGGGCGGCGCCTGGCTGTTGCCGAACCTGATCGGGATCGAGAACGCCCTCAAGGTGATCATCGAGAACCCGCTGAAGAACAACCGCACCATGAAGGCGGCGGACGTGATGGAGCTCGGCATCGCCGACGCGTCCTTCCCGTCGGCGTCGTTCCTCGAGCAGTCGATCCGCTGGGCCGACGGCGTCCTCTCCGGCGCGATCGAGGTGAAGCGGCCGAACGCCCCCGGACGACTGGAGCGCATCGCCAAGTGGGACGTCGCGATCGGCATCGCGCGGAGGTCGCTCGAGCAGCGCATCGGCACGGTCGCGCAGTCGCCGTACCGCGCCCTCGACCTGCTGCAGGCCGCCAAGCGGAGCACCCGCGAGGAGGGCTTCGCCGCCGAGGACGAGGCCCTCGCCGACCTCATCTCGGGCGACCAGTTCCGCGCCAGCATCTACGCGTTCGACCTCGTCCAGAAGCGCGCCAAGCGGCCCGCGGGAGCCCCCGACAAGGAGCTCGCCCGCCCGGTCACCAAGGTAGGCGTCGTCGGCGCCGGCCTCATGGCGTCGCAGTTCGCGCTGCTGTTCGTCCGTCGCCTGCAGGTGCCCGTGATCATCACCGACCTCGACCGGGCGCGCGTCGACGCGGGCGTCGCGGGCATCCACGGCGAGATCCGGAAGCTCGCCGAGAAGGGGCGCATCTCCCCCGACGAGGCGAACCGGCTCACGGCGCTCGTCACGGGCACGACCGACAAGGCCGACTTCGCCGACGCGGACTGGGTCATCGAGGCCGTGTTCGAGGAGCTGGGCGTGAAGCAGGCGGTGTTCGCCGAGATCGAGCAGCACGTGTCCGAGACGGCGATCCTCGCCACCAACACGTCGAGCCTCTCGGTCGAGCGGATCGCCGAGCGCCTGGCGCACCCCGAGCGGGTCGTCGGCTTCCACTTCTTCAACCCGGTGGCCGTCATGCCGCTGATCGAGGTCGTGCGCACCCCGCAGACGACCGACGAGACGCTCTCGACGGCGATGCAGGTGGCGCGGAAGCTCAAGAAGAACGCGGTCATCACCCGGGACACCCCGGGCTTCGTGGTGAACCGGATCCTCGCCAAGGTGCTCGGCGAGGCCATGCACGCGGTGGACACGGGCACGCCGTTCGAGGTCGTCGACCGGTCGCTCGCGCCGTTCGGCCTGCCGATGACGCCGTTCGAGCTGCTCGAGCTGGTCGGCCTCAAGGTCGGCGCGCACGTGCTCGACACCCACCACGCCGCCTTCCCGGACCGCTTCTTCGAGAGCCCCAACCTGCACCGTCTCGCCGAGCTCGGCCGCATCTACGCGCGGGACGCCAAGGGACGGGCCACGGGCTTCGACAAGGAGGCCGTGCGCATCGTGAAGGGCGGCGACTCGCCCATGACGGCCGAGGAGATCCGCGCGCGCGTGGAGACCGGGCTCGCCGACGAGGTGCACCGCATGCTCGACGACGACGTGGTGCACGCGGCCGAGGACATCGACCTGTGCCTCATCCTCGGCGCCGGCTACCCGTTCCAGATGGGCGGCCTCACGCCCTACCTCGACCGCGTCGGCGCGAGCGAGCGGGCGTTCGGCGACACGTTCCACCACCCGCCCATCCGCGGCGTGGCGTAG
- the dxs gene encoding 1-deoxy-D-xylulose-5-phosphate synthase translates to MGILETITGPRDLDRLSPEQMLELAVEIRQFLVAEVSKTGGHLGPNLGVVETTLAIHRVFDSPKDPIVFDTGHQSYVHKLLTGRQDFSRLRESGGIAGYPQRAESEHDIVESSHASSSLSWADGISRAFEITGQIDRHVVAVVGDGALTGGMTWEALNNISDDNTRKLIIVVNDNGRSYAPTIGGMARFLNTVRTRRTYRGLYETSQRVFGVFGAPGDSLYRGLRGGLHGFLTRVTDNEALYSNLDIKYLGPIDGHDQAAMEEALRQARDYGAPVIVHAITEKGRGYEPARRDVADQFHAVGQIDPETGEPIDPSQAVSWTSVFADEILALADEDPRIVGITAAMLRPVGLHRFAEKHPDRVHDVGIAEQHAVTSAAGLAYGGLHPVVALYATFVNRAFDQVLMDVALHRAGVTFVLDRAGVTGPDGPSHHGMWDLALLQIVPHIRLSAPRDATRLREELGEAVKVDDAPTVVRFSKGSVGDEIEAIRRLPDGVDVLYESSSEDVLIVTVGPMATMGIEVAERLAAQGIGATVVDPRWVVPVPRSVVELGRRHRLVVTIEDGVVVGGIGTRIRQDLREAGIDTGVTELGLPDEFLDHGTRSEILERVGLTPQHIARDVVAQVLGSRVPAARPLPEDGERVSIAREDDEQA, encoded by the coding sequence ATGGGAATCCTCGAGACGATCACGGGACCCCGGGACCTCGACCGGCTGAGCCCCGAGCAGATGCTCGAGCTCGCCGTGGAGATCCGGCAGTTCCTCGTCGCGGAGGTCTCCAAGACGGGCGGCCACCTGGGGCCGAACCTCGGCGTCGTCGAGACGACGCTCGCGATCCACCGGGTGTTCGACTCGCCCAAGGATCCCATCGTCTTCGACACCGGCCACCAGTCCTACGTCCACAAGCTCCTGACGGGCCGCCAGGACTTCTCGCGACTGCGCGAGTCGGGCGGCATCGCGGGCTACCCGCAGCGCGCGGAGTCCGAGCACGACATCGTCGAGAGCTCGCACGCGTCGAGCTCGCTCAGCTGGGCCGACGGCATCTCGCGCGCCTTCGAGATCACCGGGCAGATCGACCGCCATGTGGTCGCGGTGGTGGGCGACGGCGCGCTCACCGGCGGCATGACGTGGGAGGCGCTCAACAACATCTCCGACGACAACACGCGGAAGCTCATCATCGTCGTCAACGACAACGGCCGCTCCTACGCGCCGACCATCGGCGGCATGGCCCGGTTCCTCAACACCGTGCGCACGCGCCGCACCTACCGCGGGCTCTACGAGACGAGCCAGCGGGTCTTCGGCGTGTTCGGGGCGCCCGGCGACAGCCTCTACCGCGGCCTCCGCGGCGGGCTGCACGGGTTCCTCACCCGCGTGACGGACAACGAGGCGCTGTACTCGAACCTCGACATCAAGTACCTGGGTCCCATCGACGGGCACGACCAGGCGGCCATGGAGGAGGCGCTCCGGCAGGCGCGCGACTACGGCGCACCCGTCATCGTGCACGCCATCACGGAGAAGGGGCGCGGATACGAGCCCGCCCGTCGCGACGTGGCCGACCAGTTCCACGCGGTGGGGCAGATCGACCCCGAGACGGGCGAGCCCATCGATCCCTCGCAGGCCGTGAGCTGGACGAGCGTGTTCGCCGACGAGATCCTGGCCCTCGCCGACGAGGACCCGCGCATCGTCGGGATCACCGCCGCCATGCTCCGTCCCGTGGGCCTCCACCGCTTCGCCGAGAAGCACCCCGACCGCGTGCACGACGTCGGCATCGCGGAGCAGCACGCCGTCACGAGCGCCGCCGGCCTCGCGTACGGCGGCCTGCACCCCGTCGTCGCGCTCTACGCCACCTTCGTCAACCGCGCGTTCGACCAGGTGCTCATGGACGTCGCGCTGCACCGCGCCGGCGTGACCTTCGTGCTCGACCGCGCGGGCGTCACCGGGCCGGACGGTCCCAGCCACCACGGCATGTGGGACCTCGCGCTGCTGCAGATCGTGCCGCACATCCGGCTGAGCGCCCCGCGCGACGCCACGCGGCTCCGCGAGGAGCTGGGCGAGGCCGTGAAGGTCGACGACGCGCCCACCGTGGTGCGCTTCTCCAAGGGCAGCGTCGGCGACGAGATCGAGGCGATCCGCCGGCTCCCCGACGGCGTGGACGTGCTGTACGAGTCCTCGTCCGAGGACGTGCTCATCGTCACCGTGGGGCCCATGGCGACCATGGGCATCGAGGTCGCCGAGCGCCTCGCCGCGCAGGGCATCGGCGCCACCGTGGTCGACCCGCGCTGGGTCGTGCCCGTCCCGCGGAGCGTCGTCGAGCTCGGCCGCAGACACCGGCTCGTGGTGACCATCGAGGACGGCGTCGTGGTCGGCGGCATCGGCACGCGGATCCGCCAGGACCTCCGCGAGGCCGGCATCGACACGGGCGTGACCGAGCTGGGCCTCCCGGACGAGTTCCTCGACCACGGCACCCGCTCGGAGATCCTCGAGCGCGTGGGGCTCACGCCGCAGCACATCGCGCGCGACGTCGTCGCGCAGGTGCTCGGAAGCCGTGTGCCCGCCGCCCGGCCGCTGCCCGAGGACGGGGAGCGCGTGTCCATCGCGCGCGAGGACGACGAGCAGGCCTGA